A region from the Devosia lucknowensis genome encodes:
- a CDS encoding glycosyltransferase family 8 protein, which translates to MAIHIALTFDDNFWAPAFATMRSVCLFTTRRQELVFHLCHRTLSAAHRADLEAITDEFPVTLRWHDLDQSEMFADIAARMPENKRLSNIVYARLMIDRLVGPDVERILYLDCDMLVRDDIALLYETDLKNHAIGAVRDTSGAFITGGRDLRANRDLFDPASYYFNAGLVLIDVARWRDADIIGRMEEAYATGVMQRIYYDQDLLNLIFRDRWFRLPWRWNVIDARPVHEGLDPAILHYTGENKPWGVLAGLLHTVAFARLYRHVMTNDLFYRFARHRRKRWWKKTLRIG; encoded by the coding sequence ATGGCCATCCACATAGCCCTGACCTTCGACGATAATTTCTGGGCCCCGGCCTTCGCCACCATGCGCTCGGTCTGCCTGTTCACCACCCGTCGTCAGGAACTTGTCTTCCACCTCTGCCACCGCACCCTAAGCGCGGCGCATCGGGCCGACCTCGAGGCGATCACCGACGAATTCCCGGTGACGCTGCGGTGGCATGATCTCGACCAGTCCGAAATGTTCGCCGATATCGCCGCGCGCATGCCGGAGAACAAGCGGCTGTCCAATATCGTCTATGCGCGGTTGATGATTGATCGCCTGGTCGGGCCGGACGTGGAGCGCATCCTCTACCTCGACTGCGACATGCTGGTGCGGGACGATATCGCGCTCCTCTATGAAACCGACCTCAAGAACCATGCGATCGGCGCGGTGCGCGATACCAGCGGCGCCTTCATTACCGGTGGGCGCGATCTCCGGGCCAACCGGGACCTTTTCGATCCGGCCAGCTACTATTTCAACGCAGGTCTGGTGCTGATCGACGTCGCCAGATGGCGCGACGCCGACATTATCGGGCGCATGGAAGAAGCCTATGCGACGGGGGTTATGCAGCGCATCTATTACGACCAGGACCTCCTGAACCTGATTTTCAGGGATAGGTGGTTCCGGTTGCCGTGGCGCTGGAACGTCATCGATGCACGGCCCGTCCATGAGGGGCTCGATCCAGCGATCCTGCACTATACCGGCGAGAACAAGCCCTGGGGCGTGCTGGCGGGCCTGCTCCATACCGTCGCCTTTGCCCGGCTCTATCGGCATGTGATGACCAACGATCTCTTTTATCGCTTCGCCAGGCACCGCCGGAAGCGCTGGTGGAAGAAAACGTTGCGGATCGGCTAG
- a CDS encoding glycosyltransferase family 8 protein, whose translation MTSKIHVALCFDTNFWAPAYAVMRSICLSTSRRKELVFHLLHMPLTAEQRTDLEGIVGEFGSELAFYPLGEMDSFGDFVAGLPRSGRWPSVVYARLMLPDLLPQTVERVIYLDCDTLVRAPIEQLYAADLGGQPLGAVQEALSPFIPLRRDMRENADIFDGAEPYFNSGVLVIDLAQWRTLDMKAQIGALEASRVLSRLYFDQDMLNLIFRERWQALSWRWNTIDAHQAHEALNPAILHFTQASKPWHLTAGILHSTAYARWYRHVMTNKLFYRFAAHRRRRWLRRLLRLER comes from the coding sequence GTGACCAGCAAAATCCACGTTGCCCTCTGTTTCGACACCAACTTCTGGGCGCCCGCCTATGCGGTGATGCGCTCGATCTGCTTGTCGACCAGCCGCAGGAAGGAACTTGTCTTTCACCTGCTGCATATGCCACTGACGGCCGAACAGCGCACGGACCTCGAAGGCATCGTCGGCGAGTTCGGGTCCGAACTTGCGTTCTATCCCCTCGGTGAGATGGACAGTTTCGGGGACTTTGTCGCCGGTCTGCCGAGGAGCGGGCGCTGGCCTTCGGTCGTCTATGCGCGGCTGATGCTACCGGACCTTCTGCCGCAAACCGTGGAGCGCGTGATCTACCTCGATTGCGATACGCTGGTGCGAGCGCCGATCGAGCAGTTATACGCGGCCGATCTCGGTGGGCAGCCCCTGGGTGCGGTTCAGGAGGCACTGTCGCCTTTTATTCCCCTGCGTCGCGACATGCGCGAAAACGCCGATATCTTCGATGGCGCCGAGCCCTACTTCAATTCCGGCGTGCTGGTGATCGATCTCGCGCAATGGCGTACCCTGGATATGAAGGCGCAGATCGGCGCGCTCGAAGCCTCCCGAGTTTTGTCGCGCCTCTATTTCGATCAGGACATGCTGAACCTGATTTTCCGGGAGCGTTGGCAGGCACTGTCCTGGCGTTGGAACACGATCGATGCACACCAGGCGCATGAGGCACTCAACCCGGCCATCCTGCATTTCACCCAGGCCAGCAAACCCTGGCACCTGACGGCGGGTATCCTGCACAGCACCGCCTACGCGCGCTGGTACCGCCACGTCATGACCAATAAACTGTTCTACCGCTTTGCAGCGCACCGGCGGCGTCGCTGGTTGCGGCGCCTGCTGCGGCTCGAGCGATAG
- a CDS encoding O-antigen ligase family protein, whose protein sequence is MDATAFKDAPLRWKVASVLSGVFVVASLCLWATMGNTGAYVALLLAVPALLTGLTIRGIANILKARWVWALISGFVLISAAFLLQPERASAASIGDFALFALAPLLAVAVMPFARRVSVEITSWIFLLATVLCAWIGISGILGGGGRVSAPELSPIHFADLALIAGFAALAGVLRARPGYAYVLYLAPVLGLVAAIASGTRASMLAALVLVVVYALFWLRERRWPVIGQVALFAGIIALTLAAFFLANALGFTRPLGAIEPVLAVLRGELPADHSSIYRVEMYRSAVAAFWDAPLVGHGWHNQLQAAYPYLSEMAKAGYEAEAWSYIHSDFLSLAVAAGVFGALAYLAFIAAPLIAAWEGDRGLKAGPRLYLAVTVSLGLFVSGLTDVLFMVEAPKLLLVVVSAIVFFAPSKSAAAP, encoded by the coding sequence ATGGACGCCACTGCCTTCAAAGACGCGCCACTGCGATGGAAAGTTGCCTCGGTCCTGAGCGGAGTGTTCGTCGTTGCCAGCCTGTGTCTATGGGCCACGATGGGCAATACCGGTGCCTATGTGGCCCTGCTTCTCGCGGTGCCGGCCCTGCTGACGGGTTTGACCATCCGCGGCATCGCGAACATCCTGAAGGCCCGCTGGGTATGGGCCTTGATATCAGGCTTCGTGCTGATCTCTGCAGCCTTCCTGCTCCAGCCCGAGCGCGCCAGCGCGGCCTCGATCGGTGACTTCGCGCTCTTCGCCCTTGCGCCATTGCTGGCGGTAGCGGTGATGCCCTTCGCCCGGCGCGTGTCGGTCGAGATCACGTCCTGGATATTTCTCCTCGCGACGGTGCTCTGTGCCTGGATCGGCATCTCCGGCATCCTCGGCGGTGGCGGCCGCGTCAGCGCTCCGGAACTGAGCCCCATCCACTTTGCCGATCTGGCGCTGATCGCCGGCTTCGCGGCATTGGCAGGCGTGCTTCGGGCTCGTCCCGGCTACGCCTACGTGCTGTATCTGGCTCCAGTCTTGGGGCTTGTCGCCGCCATCGCCTCGGGCACGCGGGCCTCGATGCTCGCCGCGCTCGTCCTGGTGGTGGTCTATGCGCTGTTCTGGCTGCGGGAACGCCGTTGGCCGGTGATCGGGCAGGTTGCGCTGTTCGCCGGGATCATCGCGTTGACGCTCGCCGCCTTTTTCCTTGCCAATGCGCTGGGCTTCACCCGGCCTCTGGGTGCGATCGAGCCGGTGCTTGCCGTGCTGCGCGGTGAATTGCCGGCGGATCATTCCTCGATCTATCGCGTGGAAATGTACCGCTCGGCCGTCGCCGCCTTCTGGGATGCACCGCTGGTCGGGCACGGCTGGCACAATCAACTGCAGGCGGCCTATCCCTACCTCTCCGAAATGGCCAAAGCGGGCTATGAGGCCGAGGCCTGGAGCTATATCCACAGCGACTTCCTGAGCCTTGCCGTGGCCGCCGGCGTCTTCGGTGCTCTGGCTTATCTTGCTTTCATCGCCGCGCCGTTGATCGCCGCGTGGGAGGGTGACCGCGGGCTGAAGGCCGGGCCCCGTCTCTACCTCGCCGTCACTGTGAGCCTGGGGCTTTTCGTGAGCGGACTGACCGACGTCCTGTTCATGGTGGAGGCCCCCAAGCTGCTGCTCGTCGTGGTCAGCGCGATCGTGTTTTTCGCGCCCTCCAAATCAGCGGCCGCACCGTGA